The Bremerella cremea genome window below encodes:
- a CDS encoding phytoene/squalene synthase family protein, producing MNDRLAESYAQCQQFSRQSGSNFLMSFWFLPREKRRAMFALYAFFRHTDDLADAEGTNQAADLKKWRDDFQAALAGDFRDIRLPALVDTIQQYEIPEHYFLESIAGVESDLTRSRFTDFAQLEHYCYQVASAIGLTCLPVWGIKPDFNRESAIAAGVAFQLTNILRDIHEDGQRGRIYLPLEDLRRFEVSEKSLLKGETSNGFEGLLRFEIERAEQLFDQAKRLRDDLYPDGRRIYNAMTQTYYDLLQQISRDPHAVLHRKIQVGSWRKIKLLASLAMSQFAFRSREPIVMEARS from the coding sequence ATGAATGACCGCCTCGCAGAAAGCTATGCCCAGTGCCAACAGTTCTCCCGCCAATCAGGCTCGAACTTCCTGATGTCGTTTTGGTTTCTGCCCCGGGAAAAACGGCGGGCCATGTTTGCCTTGTACGCCTTCTTCCGGCATACCGACGACCTGGCCGACGCGGAAGGAACCAATCAAGCTGCCGATCTAAAAAAGTGGCGCGACGACTTTCAAGCGGCATTGGCAGGTGATTTTCGCGATATCCGTTTGCCAGCGTTGGTCGATACGATTCAGCAATACGAGATTCCGGAACACTATTTTCTGGAATCGATCGCTGGTGTCGAAAGTGATTTAACGCGGTCCCGTTTCACCGATTTCGCTCAACTCGAACATTATTGTTATCAGGTCGCCTCCGCGATTGGCCTAACTTGCTTGCCGGTCTGGGGAATCAAACCTGACTTCAATCGCGAATCGGCCATCGCGGCTGGGGTGGCATTTCAGCTAACTAACATCCTCCGCGACATTCATGAGGATGGCCAGCGAGGACGAATCTATTTGCCGCTGGAAGATCTACGAAGATTCGAGGTCTCAGAGAAATCGTTGCTAAAGGGCGAAACGAGCAACGGTTTTGAAGGGCTACTGCGATTTGAAATCGAGCGTGCCGAGCAATTGTTTGACCAAGCCAAGCGACTCCGCGACGACCTTTATCCTGATGGTCGCCGAATCTACAACGCCATGACGCAGACCTACTACGATCTGCTCCAACAAATCTCGCGCGATCCGCATGCCGTGCTTCATCGCAAGATCCAGGTTGGATCGTGGCGAAAAATAAAGTTGCTGGCCTCGCTGGCGATGTCCCAGTTTGCGTTTCGCTCGCGTGAACCGATCGTCATGGAGGCCCGCTCGTGA
- the hpnE gene encoding hydroxysqualene dehydroxylase HpnE, whose product MNAKEMRGQRIAIVGGGLAGIAAAEALSRFPFEIHLFEAKRSLGGRAGAFREPDRPSLIDRCQHVAMGCCTNFLGLCQRLDLKNCFRRDTKLHFIDRDGKLYPFTSNKWLPAPLHLAGAFQRQKYLSTADQQHIRAALWEMAPPKAAQTYASYKMRDWLLEKQQSETAIAQFWEIVLVSALGAPLSEVSFTAARKVFVDGFLRNRQAYQVYVPTLPLQDIFDVQAAQRLGEKGVHFHRQSPVRQVAYFNSRFNVRYGQGAEKTFENFIAAIPWHQSPKIFSPILKNLMPKLDKVDEIESSPISSVHLWLDRPLTKLPHAVLLDRTSQWVFNHGSRLLRDTTCYYYQVVISASQALAGLKHEDLARQVFGELVSAFGANPAPYLLDQQVVTEKQAVFAATPDLEGLRPNQGTILPGLALAGDWTKTGWPSTMEGAVRSGYLAAEAILRKYGYHDPVGDPDLPVALISKWLWGLGKEE is encoded by the coding sequence GTGAACGCCAAGGAAATGCGTGGCCAGCGAATTGCAATTGTTGGAGGCGGCTTGGCCGGCATTGCCGCTGCGGAAGCGTTGTCACGATTTCCGTTTGAGATTCATTTATTCGAAGCGAAACGTTCCCTGGGCGGGCGTGCAGGTGCCTTTCGCGAACCAGACCGCCCCTCCTTGATCGATCGTTGCCAACACGTAGCGATGGGCTGCTGCACAAATTTTCTCGGGCTTTGCCAACGGCTCGACCTGAAAAATTGCTTTCGCCGTGACACCAAACTGCACTTCATCGACCGCGACGGCAAGCTTTATCCGTTCACATCCAATAAGTGGTTGCCTGCTCCGCTGCATTTGGCTGGTGCGTTTCAGCGCCAGAAGTATCTCTCCACAGCAGACCAACAACACATCCGCGCAGCCCTCTGGGAGATGGCCCCTCCGAAAGCGGCTCAGACCTATGCCAGTTACAAGATGCGTGACTGGCTGCTTGAGAAACAACAAAGCGAGACCGCCATTGCCCAGTTCTGGGAGATCGTCCTGGTGAGCGCCCTTGGTGCGCCGCTAAGTGAAGTCTCGTTTACGGCCGCCCGAAAAGTATTTGTCGATGGCTTTCTCCGCAATCGTCAGGCTTACCAGGTTTATGTGCCGACGCTTCCGCTGCAGGATATCTTCGACGTCCAGGCCGCTCAACGACTAGGGGAAAAGGGGGTCCACTTCCATCGCCAGTCCCCAGTGCGGCAAGTTGCTTACTTCAATTCCCGCTTTAATGTGCGGTACGGTCAGGGAGCAGAAAAGACTTTCGAGAACTTCATCGCCGCGATTCCGTGGCATCAATCTCCGAAGATCTTTTCTCCGATTCTGAAGAACCTGATGCCGAAACTCGACAAGGTGGACGAGATTGAATCGTCACCGATTTCCAGCGTTCACCTATGGCTCGACCGACCTTTGACCAAGCTCCCACATGCGGTCTTGCTTGATCGCACGAGCCAGTGGGTTTTTAACCATGGCTCGCGTCTATTACGTGACACGACTTGCTACTACTACCAGGTCGTCATCAGTGCTTCGCAAGCCTTGGCGGGCCTGAAGCACGAAGACCTGGCTCGTCAGGTGTTTGGCGAACTGGTAAGTGCCTTCGGTGCGAATCCGGCACCTTACCTACTCGACCAACAAGTAGTTACCGAAAAACAAGCGGTTTTCGCAGCAACGCCCGACCTGGAAGGCCTGCGTCCCAATCAAGGAACCATCTTGCCTGGTTTGGCCTTGGCTGGCGATTGGACCAAAACCGGCTGGCCTTCTACCATGGAAGGAGCAGTCCGCAGCGGATACCTAGCGGCGGAAGCAATCTTGCGCAAATATGGCTACCACGACCCTGTTGGCGACCCAGACTTGCCGGTAGCGTTGATTTCGAAGTGGCTCTGGGGACTGGGAAAAGAAGAATAG